The Candidatus Flexicrinis affinis genome has a segment encoding these proteins:
- a CDS encoding SH3 domain-containing protein, with protein MQAVISPTLQVASVVTGTMPPQPTRTNTYSPTRASRPTASATSAATETNPPSNVYSTYVSGTVRAARLNVRRTANPSSYIVFRLSEGETVRLIAKNSSGTWFQVDVGVIGWVSADWIQPNQDTSRLRVVSGSEPLPVSQVRLRFSCSGAYGPHFKIGDRYVVPVGDGPTSVWTDPNGPPRVTRVPERSEGIILGGPICTGGQRGNLVWWYVRTDSGHQGYVSEGYPDSRVPWIEPTS; from the coding sequence TTGCAAGCGGTCATTTCACCCACTCTTCAGGTCGCTTCAGTTGTTACAGGCACCATGCCTCCACAACCAACGAGAACCAATACGTATTCTCCTACACGGGCGTCACGGCCCACTGCAAGTGCCACAAGTGCAGCGACAGAGACAAACCCACCGAGCAATGTCTACTCGACTTATGTATCCGGGACTGTTCGAGCAGCACGACTTAACGTTCGAAGAACGGCTAATCCCAGCAGCTACATAGTTTTTCGCTTATCTGAAGGTGAGACCGTGCGGCTCATCGCGAAGAACTCTAGCGGAACATGGTTTCAAGTTGATGTTGGGGTTATCGGTTGGGTTAGTGCGGATTGGATACAACCGAATCAGGACACAAGTCGCCTGAGAGTTGTCTCAGGCAGCGAACCTCTTCCCGTCTCACAAGTGCGGCTGCGGTTCAGCTGCTCAGGAGCATACGGTCCGCACTTCAAAATTGGCGATCGTTATGTCGTGCCTGTCGGCGATGGCCCCACAAGCGTTTGGACAGACCCAAATGGCCCTCCCAGAGTTACGCGAGTACCAGAGCGTTCCGAGGGGATAATTCTTGGCGGTCCGATATGCACAGGCGGGCAACGAGGAAACCTAGTATGGTGGTACGTTCGGACGGATTCCGGACACCAGGGTTATGTTAGTGAGGGTTATCCCGACAGCAGAGTACCGTGGATTGAACCTACATCCTAG
- a CDS encoding ParA family protein: MVISIVNQKGGVAKTTTAINLAAGLAEHGCRVLLIDADPQANASRVFTHPEHELELERTLYSVIVKFAPLASIVRPTAIPNLSLAPSHIRLSGVDLELAQALDNRSARLRQAVDAIRGQFDYILIDNAPSLGLLAINALVASDRLIIPVSTAFFALTGLVQLQETISMVRQTNLNPKLDILGVLCTFADHTNVSRDVEKQLREFFGTTVFKSVIPKNVALEEAHSHHTAIFQHSPRSVGAQAYRALAKEVITHE; encoded by the coding sequence ATGGTCATTTCAATCGTCAACCAAAAAGGTGGGGTCGCGAAGACGACGACGGCCATCAATCTTGCAGCCGGTCTGGCCGAGCACGGCTGCCGCGTACTGCTCATCGACGCCGATCCGCAAGCGAACGCATCGCGCGTATTCACGCATCCCGAGCATGAGCTCGAACTTGAACGCACGCTGTACAGTGTCATCGTGAAGTTCGCTCCGCTCGCCTCCATCGTGCGGCCCACAGCGATCCCGAATCTGTCCTTGGCTCCCTCACATATTCGACTTTCAGGCGTCGACCTCGAACTTGCACAAGCGCTCGATAATCGCAGTGCGCGCCTTAGGCAAGCCGTAGACGCGATCCGAGGCCAGTTCGACTACATCCTGATCGACAACGCGCCGTCGCTGGGCTTGTTGGCCATCAACGCACTCGTCGCCAGTGACCGGCTGATCATCCCGGTTTCGACCGCGTTCTTCGCCTTGACCGGTCTGGTACAGCTTCAGGAAACGATCTCGATGGTGCGTCAGACCAATCTCAACCCCAAGCTGGACATCCTCGGGGTCCTCTGCACGTTTGCAGATCACACCAACGTCTCGCGTGACGTCGAGAAGCAGCTGCGCGAGTTCTTTGGAACCACGGTATTCAAGTCGGTCATCCCGAAGAATGTCGCGCTTGAAGAGGCGCACTCCCATCACACCGCGATCTTCCAGCATTCCCCCCGCAGTGTGGGTGCCCAAGCCTATCGTGCGCTCGCAAAGGAGGTCATCACCCATGAGTAA